Genomic window (Vibrio pomeroyi):
CAGATGCTTATTTTGGTATTGCTCGAATACCTCTTCGTTGAAGAAAAAACCTAGGCTATGACTAACAATATCGCCATTAACATCGACCAATTTTCTGCCATGCGCCTTTTTTTCACTGTAATAGAGAAACAGATCGATAGTATCGAGGGCTGAAGGATCCACCTTTGTATATTGTGAAATCAGCTTTATTCTATCTATTACTGCTTTGTCATTCTGATCTGTCATCAATGGCATGATCTTACAGTCGCAGCCTTCCTCTATCTCCCCTTTAGTAATAGACGATATTCGGCTTTGAAACGAAAAAAACCTCTCACTAAGGAAGTCTTCAAGTAGCGCACTGTCTTCGTTATCTTCGGAATCAAAGGATTTCAACGTTGTATATAAGTCCAGACCAAGGCAGCCTAATAGCTTTAGAGCTTTGTAATTGTTTGGCTTTACTTTGCTATTTTCCCATCGATTTACCGTTACGACATCTACAGAGCTGAATTCATCATCTAAGTGATTAATGTATGCCGCAAAATCCTTTTGCGTTAACTTCAATTTCTTGCGCGCTTCGCGCAGTAATTGCGGAAATTTCATCATGGTAGAATATTCATCTTTGATTAGTGACATTACGTTCCGATTCGTCAAATAGTCTATTTTATCCATCGTTAAGATACAGTAGCTATAATGTTTATCTTTGAATGTGATATTACATTTTTTAGCAGAGGGTTCTGAAAATTTAAACACTTCAAACCCCACGCCCTTCAAGAGTTTCATCATGTTGGGATCTTTTACTAAAACAGAATATTTTTTAATATTTTTGTTCTGAGAAAGTAACTTTATATCTGAAACTATATGCTCAATAACATGATCTTTTGTCTCTGAGTGTGAGCTTACATTAAAATAATTTATACTTTTGCTTGAATTTAAAGAGCAGGCCATTCTGAGATCTAGCTCTTGAGTTTTTAATATCTCAAATTGATGGTCTTCAAAGAAAAAGCCTACGTTGTGACTCACAATGTCGCCATCTGTATTGATGAGCTTGTGACCATGTGCTTTTTTCTCACAGTAATAGAGATATAAATCAATTTGGTCCAGTGGTGAAATGTCGACTTTTGTGAATTTAGAAAGTAGTTTGATTCTGTCGATAACGCTAGTTTCACACGGCTCTGACATTAAAGGCTGTGACTTAAAATTGCGTTGGCCTTGTTTTTTATTGAGGCCTGCTAGAGCTGAAATTCGACTTTGAAATGAGCCATGGGATTCGTTAAAAAACGTTTCGATTAGTGTATCTTTTTGTTCGGACTTAAAGCTCTTTATTGTCTCAAACAAATCTCCGCCAAGATACTGTAAGATCTTGAGTGCTTTGTATGTACTTGGCTTTACCTTACTGTTTTCCCAACGATTTATCGTTACGACGTCAACCGCATTAAACTCATCGTCCAGCTGATTTAAGTAGGTTGCAAACTCTGTTTGCGTAAATTGAAGTTCCTTTCTGAAGTTACGTAACAACTGTGAAAACTCACTCATTAAAACATTAACCTTCTGATAATTAACTCAATGTCTCGATTCTAATTTAGACATCAGACTCTCTATTTAACATCTTCAGTAATTTGTTTTTTACGGATGTTAATTGTTTGGGTTGATTGACCTGTATGTTGCGCATGTCCCTAAAAAGGCGAAATGCCAAAATAGTGACGTCAAATCTATGGCACTCAGCCTGGAGACTTGTCAATCTACTGTGAAGTGCGCGTTAATGTTCAGATACAACCTTGCCTTTTTCTTATCTATTTTATTGATCCCATTCTTCGCCCAAGCTGACACTACAGGGCTAAAAATGGATCTGTCCGTAGATAGTGCATCTTATGACAATGGACAAGAGGTGGTTTACACGCTTGTTTTAACGAATGGCTCAGACAAAGCCATTAGTGACTTTGACGTTAAAGATGATCTACTCAATATTCTGACGACAGATGACCAAGGCAAGAGCGTTAACGCGTTTACTCAGGCTATGATCCAAGCGCATTCGACGGTGCTTTCATCAGCGGGTACGTTTAATCGTTTTGGCAACCTAGAAGCCACTGACGTGCGTGTTGCCGCTGGTGGTACGGTGACCTACACAATGTCTGCAATGGTTTCTGATGAGGCTGCGGGAACGATTGATAATTTCGCGACGGCGAGTTCTGGGTTATTGGATTCGATGGCCTCAAATACAGAATCCATTCAACGAGGCCTATATGAACACGACATTACGGTGTCAGTTAATAAGACGCACTACCAACTGAATGATGAGCTGACCTATACCATCAAGGTATCGAATACCGGTGACACTGTTATTAAGGCGATTGACGTTCAAGATGCTATTGCTGATATCAAGACGCTTAATATTGAAGGTGCACTTGAATCGGCTTTTACTGCCAACGTGAATTCGGCTTCTGTCGAAGGGGACGAAAGTGACGCCGGGACATTTAGTTCATCAGGGAATTTAGTTGTGAGTGATGCCTCGATAGATATCGGCGGATCTATTACTTACACCATCGAAGCTACCGTTGCCGACAATTTAGTCGGCGATATTGTTAATAATGATGTGACAGCTGAAACTCGTGATGCTTTGGTTTCTGCTGATGTGCTAACCACGCCGCCCGCTGCGCCAAACGTCTCTCTTACTCATACCTTAAACCAATCAGACAGTTACTTGGTTGATGACAAGTTTTCTTACACGGTGAAGGTAACCAACCAAGAAAACTCAGGCATTGCTTATCACTACTCTGTTCAGCAGTTTTTGGAAGATCTAAAGACCGACTTAGGTAATGACATCGGGATCGACAAGAACGCTGATGACACAACTGGCAACCCGTATGAGTCTTGGACCAACCAAGTTATTACTCTAGGTTCCAACAGCCGCTCTGAATTAGCGGATAGTGGCGTTGAATCTAATAAATCGTTGGATGATGTCGTCTCAATTTATCCAGGTGAGCAAATCCTTTACTCAGTGGAGGTTGATGTAAGCCCAGTTTCCATTGGTGTCATTCCTGAAGTTGTCGCTCGGGTAGTGGATGCTGGTGGCACGGCAGGTTCTGGTGATGTGCTAACAAATCCTTTAGACACTAAAGAAGTCATCCACTCTTCATCGAGCCAAATTACTCGCAATAAGAAAACGACTGACACTACGTATGTGCCAGGGATATCTGGTCAGAATGAAGTGGTTTACGACATTGTTGTTTCGAACAAGGATTCTGAGTTCTTCGCAAACGATATTGAAGTTGTCGATAAATTTGCATGTATTGTGACAAAGCAAACGGATGGCAGCCTGGGTTCAGCATTCTCTGAATGGAAGTTAGAGGTGAGTGATCGTAGTGGTGACGGCTCGAATTACGGTTCGTTTAACTATGGTGCGTGGACAACTGACGACATCAATCTAAAACTCGACCTCGCGCCTGAAGGTGCCGTTCATTACAAATTGACCGCAAGAGTGGCTGACACCAGTGTGGGTCAAATTGTTGATGATGGTGCGGACGCAGGCTTGTGTTTGGGCGATAACCTAAGCGAGTCGGGTTCTGGTGTCCAAATGCCAAACTCGAAATTAAAAGTCCAAAAGGAGGTGGATTCTCGTTACTACTCAGCTGGTGGCACTCTAAATTATGACATCACGGTAGAGAATAACGGTGATGGCTACGCGATTGATGTGCCGGTTTATGATGATTTAGTCTCTATCATGACTCAGTCTATTAACGATACGCCGACTAAAGCGTATTTGAGCTGGGTGATTACTGCGAAATCTTACGCTTCTGATGGCTCTATTTCGACAAACAGTGATCCTGGCTTTACTGGCCAAATTGAAGGTGATCAAAATAATAAAGTGATCTTAGATGAGAAGGCTAAGTTAGCCCCACACGATAAGATTGTTTATAGCATTGCAGCGGTCATAAACCCAATTGCCGATGATGAGATTCGAAATGAAGTGACGGTAGACAGCGTTCTTTATTCCGATAGAGGAGCTTATCCACGTGATTATTACCTCACTCTGGACAAGCGTGTAGATGGGCATAATGAACAAAATGCCTATACCGACACGACGACCGAAATCACCTATACGATTAAGGTGAGCAACCCGGAAGGGAATGGTTTTGCATCTAATATTAACGTTAAAGATGAAATCAGCACGATAGAGGCTGAGCTTCTTCATGAGCCGGGTGAAACCAAACCGGTATTTTCATCTTGGACGATCAGCGCTCAAAAAGAGGCAGCCTCTCCTTGGGTGCTAGCCGTAACCGACCCTGGTGACTTTTCGGATAATAATGACCTTAACGCAACGGCACAAATCCCTCCCGGCGCTTCTATCACCTACACCATTGTTGGACAGCTTGACCGAAGTGATGACAATGAAATCCTATGGGGATCGTTCAGCAATACAGCCAAGGTAACTGGCCTAGATACCAACCTATCCGATACGGTTCACACCTACCCAAGTGAACCTAATCTTATTGTCGATAAGACTGCTCAAAACTCTGATTTTGTGGGAGGAGAGCGTACTACCTTCGATATTTATATTTATAACCGAGGTGTTGGTTACGCAAATAATGCAACAGTAAAAGACAGTATTTCTGCACTTAACTTCTTTGATAGTTGGACTATTGTAGGTACAACGAATACGGACCAACCTGGCTCGCGCTACGGTGACATCGCTGACAATACAGATATCGATACCAATGTAGATATTACCCCTGGAGGTTGGGTGCACTATGAGGTAAGTGGCGTGGTTAGGTCTGATTATGAAGAAGACCAAGTATCAAACCGTGTTGATGTTTATGACCCGATCACAGACCGTGAACACAGTTCTTCTGCGCAAATAGATAACTCGAACAGTGCCTATGACATCAACGTTTCACTGGCCAAAACGACGGATGTAGTCCGTTATACACCGGGCGAAGATCTCACTTATACCATCGTTATTGGCAACAATAGTGATACCGAAGAAACCGATCTTACTCTGATTGATCGACTGACTCAGATTACAACGACGCTTGCGAACGATAAAGACGATGAAGCTGAAGATTTTATCGGCCAAAATCCGTTTGAATATTGGTCGGTTGACCCAGGTACTGGAACCTTTGGTGGTGAGCAAACCACAGATGTCGAAATCCCTATTTCAATTAAAGCTAAAGAATTTGTTACCGTACGTATTAAAGCTCGCGTGAAAGACAATGCGGTATCGAATGGTGTTGTAGATAGAGACGGTGGAATTATCCGCAATGAGGCGATACTGGTTCACAACGCCAATGCTGATTGTACTGATGATTGTGAGTTTGCGAAACGTGCAGTGGCTGAAAACCACCAAGTTCACAACAGTGGTGGCGTGGTTCGTTCAACCAATATTAATCGATATTCGCCGGGCGATGAGCTGACTTATACCATCAAGTACAATTCTCAGGATGGCCATGGTTACCGCAACAATGTTGACGTCAATGAACTGATTAATGGTATCTCGGTTGAGCTTCAAGACGGTACGTTTGGCAATCCGTTCTTCGATGATGCGGCGGGTACGAATAAGTTTACGGTTGCCGTTGCGAAGAGCGATCCTGCAAATGCGGGAACAACCGATGGCACAAACGACGGTGATGTTAAAAACGATACCGATATCGTGACTTCCATTGATATCGACGCAG
Coding sequences:
- a CDS encoding helix-turn-helix transcriptional regulator produces the protein MSEFSQLLRNFRKELQFTQTEFATYLNQLDDEFNAVDVVTINRWENSKVKPSTYKALKILQYLGGDLFETIKSFKSEQKDTLIETFFNESHGSFQSRISALAGLNKKQGQRNFKSQPLMSEPCETSVIDRIKLLSKFTKVDISPLDQIDLYLYYCEKKAHGHKLINTDGDIVSHNVGFFFEDHQFEILKTQELDLRMACSLNSSKSINYFNVSSHSETKDHVIEHIVSDIKLLSQNKNIKKYSVLVKDPNMMKLLKGVGFEVFKFSEPSAKKCNITFKDKHYSYCILTMDKIDYLTNRNVMSLIKDEYSTMMKFPQLLREARKKLKLTQKDFAAYINHLDDEFSSVDVVTVNRWENSKVKPNNYKALKLLGCLGLDLYTTLKSFDSEDNEDSALLEDFLSERFFSFQSRISSITKGEIEEGCDCKIMPLMTDQNDKAVIDRIKLISQYTKVDPSALDTIDLFLYYSEKKAHGRKLVDVNGDIVSHSLGFFFNEEVFEQYQNKHLHIKQACSLDSNQSLNYIVVSGHSEKREQSIANLISDMKLLARNTKIKKYSMIIKNPSALKLMKNIGFEIWKFSEPTEEKSNITFKNKNYRYCVLTIDKIELLSNKHVISFINKYG